Proteins encoded within one genomic window of Bremerella alba:
- a CDS encoding phage holin family protein, whose protein sequence is MANAETYEQRQSTYGEEQEMDQHRSLGSLVKEIRDESIELFQQEVELARTEMMEKFAVVKDRTVSIGIGAVIAFAGAIVLLMGIAQAISVVLVYAGMAAVVATWLGPVLTGLVVLLVGGAMVMSNKNKLEEETVVPEKTVQSMKENKQWLKEKTT, encoded by the coding sequence ATGGCTAACGCAGAAACGTATGAACAACGCCAATCTACATATGGCGAAGAACAAGAGATGGACCAGCACCGAAGTTTAGGTTCGCTGGTCAAAGAAATCCGCGACGAGTCGATCGAATTGTTCCAGCAGGAAGTCGAATTGGCTCGGACAGAAATGATGGAAAAGTTTGCGGTGGTCAAAGACCGCACGGTATCCATCGGCATCGGGGCAGTCATTGCATTCGCCGGTGCCATTGTATTGCTAATGGGAATCGCTCAGGCGATTTCGGTCGTTCTGGTGTATGCCGGTATGGCTGCCGTGGTGGCAACCTGGCTGGGACCTGTGCTGACAGGACTGGTCGTGCTGCTAGTCGGCGGTGCCATGGTAATGAGTAACAAAAACAAGTTGGAAGAAGAAACGGTCGTCCCCGAGAAGACCGTCCAATCCATGAAGGAGAATAAACAATGGTTGAAAGAAAAGACTACGTAG
- a CDS encoding aldo/keto reductase — MSEFSRRHFLSSVGTAAVVSGSLLADEPNPGKVMKTEGPVSQRPLPENLETKSRRYRPSSRFGLGGVAIGNGFAPTTDQDANRTLESAWNAGVRYFDTSPFYGFGLSERRFGHFLDDHSPDDYVLSTKVGRVFTATSEPPQAGIWKDPSSFKYQYDYSAAGVRRSIEDSLQRLGVSQIDIVFIHDLNEGNGDLGKDWTKYFDQAVKGAMPELCKMRDEGIIKAWGLGVNQPEPALRASRESDPDIHLLATQYSLMDHEKALHTTFPKLEEKGISVVVGAPLNAGYLAGRDRYHYDGKIPDWAPQKRSRIQKIAHQHGVDLRTAALQFCLGPKVVSAVIPGARNASQTEADVQSMKIDIPDGFWSDLKREGLIAKGAPVPKLVAS, encoded by the coding sequence ATGAGCGAATTCTCAAGACGTCATTTTCTTTCCAGTGTCGGAACCGCCGCCGTGGTCTCAGGCTCATTGCTGGCCGACGAACCGAACCCAGGCAAAGTAATGAAAACCGAAGGTCCCGTCTCGCAGCGCCCCCTCCCCGAGAACCTTGAAACCAAGAGCAGACGCTACCGACCTTCTTCCCGCTTTGGGCTGGGGGGAGTCGCCATTGGGAATGGCTTCGCGCCGACAACCGATCAAGACGCCAACCGAACCCTCGAATCGGCTTGGAACGCAGGCGTCCGCTACTTTGATACGTCGCCGTTCTATGGGTTTGGCCTCAGCGAACGACGTTTCGGACACTTCCTGGATGATCATTCCCCGGACGATTATGTGCTTTCCACCAAGGTCGGACGCGTCTTCACCGCTACCTCCGAGCCTCCCCAAGCTGGCATCTGGAAAGATCCTTCCTCCTTTAAGTATCAATACGACTACTCCGCCGCAGGCGTCCGCCGATCGATCGAAGATAGCCTGCAGCGACTGGGCGTTTCCCAGATCGATATCGTCTTCATTCACGACCTGAATGAAGGTAACGGCGATCTTGGAAAAGACTGGACGAAATACTTCGATCAGGCCGTAAAAGGCGCCATGCCAGAACTGTGTAAGATGCGTGATGAAGGGATCATCAAAGCCTGGGGATTAGGTGTCAACCAGCCAGAACCAGCACTGCGGGCGAGTCGAGAAAGCGACCCTGACATTCACCTGTTGGCTACGCAGTATTCCCTGATGGATCACGAAAAAGCACTGCACACCACTTTCCCGAAACTGGAAGAAAAAGGGATTTCGGTGGTGGTCGGCGCGCCGCTGAATGCCGGGTATTTGGCTGGCCGAGATCGCTATCATTATGACGGCAAGATCCCCGACTGGGCGCCACAAAAGCGTTCTCGCATTCAAAAGATTGCCCACCAGCATGGCGTCGATTTGCGTACTGCGGCGCTACAGTTCTGCTTGGGGCCCAAAGTCGTCTCAGCAGTGATCCCAGGGGCACGTAATGCTTCTCAGACTGAAGCCGATGTCCAGTCGATGAAGATCGACATCCCCGACGGCTTCTGGTCTGATCTGAAGCGCGAGGGGCTTATTGCCAAGGGCGCGCCTGTGCCCAAACTGGTAGCAAGCTAA
- a CDS encoding glycosyltransferase family 2 protein has product MSVSVVVPIYNEIETIPLLYSSLHEVLANLGRDYEILFVDDGSSDGSSAKLKQLAAADPHAKVVEFRRNYGQTAAMHAGIQHASMDVVITLDGDMQNDPEDIPMMLEKIDEGYDLVHGWRKNRQDAFVNRKLPSKIANWLISKVTKFPIHDLGCTLKAIRREIAVELELYGEMHRFIPILAHQRGAKCVEVVTRHHARRFGQTKYGIGRTTRVVLDLLTVAYMQQFFTSPMKLFGRMGFACLGIAGLSVLTTLGMKLIGGVDMTGNPLLLFAVLSTILGSQMFGMGLLGEVNARIYYASNGNDSYAVRSLTNFDDDSPQSIKMRRQAA; this is encoded by the coding sequence ATGAGCGTTTCCGTTGTTGTTCCGATTTACAACGAAATCGAGACCATTCCCCTGCTCTACAGTAGCTTGCACGAAGTGCTAGCAAACTTGGGGCGGGATTATGAGATTTTGTTTGTAGACGACGGTTCGAGTGATGGGTCGAGCGCTAAGTTGAAACAACTGGCCGCTGCGGATCCGCATGCGAAGGTGGTCGAGTTTCGCCGTAATTACGGCCAAACGGCGGCCATGCACGCAGGCATTCAGCATGCGTCGATGGACGTGGTGATCACGCTTGATGGCGACATGCAGAACGACCCGGAAGACATTCCGATGATGCTCGAGAAGATCGACGAGGGTTACGACCTGGTGCACGGCTGGCGGAAGAATCGCCAAGATGCGTTCGTCAATCGTAAGCTGCCTTCCAAGATTGCGAACTGGTTGATCTCGAAGGTTACCAAGTTCCCCATTCATGACCTTGGCTGCACCCTCAAGGCGATTCGCCGAGAGATTGCCGTCGAGCTAGAACTATACGGCGAGATGCACCGCTTCATTCCGATTCTAGCGCATCAGCGCGGGGCGAAGTGCGTGGAAGTCGTCACGCGGCATCATGCCAGACGTTTCGGCCAAACCAAGTATGGCATCGGCCGCACGACACGGGTGGTGCTCGACCTGCTGACGGTCGCCTACATGCAGCAGTTCTTTACCAGCCCGATGAAGCTGTTCGGCCGGATGGGCTTCGCCTGTCTGGGCATCGCCGGACTGAGCGTCTTGACCACCCTCGGCATGAAGTTGATTGGCGGGGTCGATATGACCGGCAATCCGCTTTTGCTATTTGCCGTGCTGAGCACGATCCTTGGTTCGCAGATGTTTGGCATGGGACTTCTCGGTGAAGTGAATGCCCGGATCTACTATGCTTCCAACGGCAACGACTCGTACGCAGTCCGTAGCTTGACGAACTTCGACGACGATAGTCCACAGTCGATCAAGATGCGTCGCCAAGCGGCTTAG